The following are encoded in a window of Bradyrhizobium sp. WBOS07 genomic DNA:
- a CDS encoding cysteine rich repeat-containing protein has translation MVNTLKQVATRKALLAAALFATATGAFAQAPTDAQKSAIRSACRSDFMAHCSSVTPGGTEAFQCLQKNVSSLSPGCQTAVRAIAPPAAPKAEAAPTPPKTEAAPKETVKEAAPKAEPAPAPAAPKAESAPAAKPAAAPKAAAPKQPSSAQLAAIKSSCRSDYPKVCASVPPGGTAALECLEKNKAKVSPACEKAVSAATGAGAAAPAAPPGAAAAAPAAAPTVLVLRPLRPREQLFVAQSACGADIRTICAGVEAGGGRIIQCLASNVASLSPACRDVLARFAAR, from the coding sequence ATGGTCAACACGTTGAAACAAGTCGCAACGCGCAAGGCGTTGCTGGCGGCGGCACTGTTCGCAACTGCAACAGGCGCGTTCGCGCAGGCGCCGACCGACGCCCAGAAGAGCGCCATCAGGTCCGCGTGCCGCTCGGACTTCATGGCGCATTGCTCGAGCGTGACGCCCGGCGGCACGGAAGCGTTTCAATGTCTGCAGAAGAACGTGTCGAGCCTCTCGCCGGGATGTCAGACCGCGGTTCGCGCGATCGCTCCGCCGGCGGCGCCGAAAGCCGAGGCTGCTCCCACCCCGCCGAAGACCGAAGCTGCACCCAAGGAAACGGTCAAGGAAGCGGCCCCCAAAGCCGAGCCGGCGCCGGCACCTGCCGCACCGAAGGCTGAATCCGCTCCCGCTGCGAAGCCGGCCGCGGCGCCGAAGGCCGCCGCGCCCAAGCAGCCCAGCAGCGCGCAGCTTGCTGCGATCAAGAGCTCCTGCCGCAGCGATTATCCCAAGGTCTGCGCCAGCGTGCCGCCGGGCGGAACGGCCGCGCTCGAATGCCTGGAGAAGAACAAGGCGAAGGTCTCGCCAGCCTGCGAGAAGGCCGTCAGCGCTGCGACCGGCGCTGGCGCGGCGGCTCCCGCTGCGCCGCCGGGAGCCGCTGCAGCCGCGCCTGCCGCGGCGCCGACCGTGCTCGTGCTGCGCCCCTTGCGGCCGCGCGAACAGCTGTTCGTCGCCCAATCGGCCTGCGGCGCCGACATCCGCACCATCTGCGCCGGCGTCGAGGCCGGCGGCGGCCGCATCATTCAGTGCCTGGCCAGCAATGTCGCGTCGCTGTCACCGGCGTGCAGGGACGTGCTGGCGCGATTCGCGGCGCGATAG
- a CDS encoding NADP-dependent oxidoreductase, producing MSGNANRQILLVEKPGGKLGLEHFKMIDGAMPEPKDGEALLRVRYISLDAANRAWMHGATYRSAVEANSVMAGGAIAEVVSSKAPELAPGDIVFGDTGWQEYAAVPAKHLTRMPKLEPMTHLLSVFGIAGLTAYFGLLEIGKPKEGETVVVSAAAGSVGSIVGQIAKIRGCRVIGIAGGAEKCSWLTSELGFDAAVDYKDGALFKALRAAAPDGIDVYFDNVGGDILEACLPQMNNYGRIACCGAISQYDGVPAAHGPRGVPGLIVVKRLVMQGFIVMDYMKESQRALADLQAWVKSGKLKVQEDIIAGLENTPKALIGLLAGENRGKRMVRL from the coding sequence ATGAGCGGCAACGCCAATCGCCAGATCCTGCTGGTCGAAAAACCCGGCGGCAAGCTCGGCCTCGAGCATTTCAAGATGATCGACGGCGCAATGCCGGAACCGAAAGACGGCGAGGCCCTGCTGCGCGTGCGGTACATTTCACTCGACGCCGCCAACCGCGCCTGGATGCACGGCGCGACCTATCGCTCCGCGGTCGAGGCCAACAGCGTGATGGCCGGCGGCGCCATTGCCGAGGTCGTCAGCTCGAAGGCGCCCGAGCTTGCGCCCGGCGACATCGTGTTCGGCGACACCGGCTGGCAGGAATATGCGGCGGTGCCGGCGAAGCATCTCACCAGGATGCCGAAGCTCGAACCGATGACGCATCTGCTCAGCGTGTTCGGCATCGCCGGCCTCACCGCCTATTTCGGCCTGCTCGAGATCGGCAAGCCCAAGGAGGGGGAGACCGTGGTGGTCTCGGCGGCGGCGGGCTCGGTCGGCTCGATCGTCGGGCAGATCGCCAAGATCAGGGGATGCCGCGTCATCGGCATCGCAGGCGGCGCTGAGAAGTGCAGCTGGCTGACCTCCGAGCTCGGCTTCGATGCCGCGGTCGACTACAAGGACGGCGCATTGTTCAAGGCGCTGCGTGCGGCTGCTCCTGATGGCATCGACGTCTATTTCGACAATGTCGGCGGCGACATTCTCGAAGCCTGCCTGCCGCAGATGAACAATTACGGCCGCATCGCCTGCTGCGGCGCGATCTCGCAATATGACGGCGTGCCCGCAGCGCACGGCCCGCGCGGCGTGCCGGGACTGATCGTGGTGAAGCGGCTGGTCATGCAGGGCTTCATCGTGATGGACTACATGAAGGAGAGCCAGCGCGCGCTCGCCGATCTCCAGGCGTGGGTCAAGTCCGGCAAGCTGAAGGTGCAGGAAGACATCATCGCCGGCCTCGAGAACACGCCGAAGGCGCTGATCGGATTGCTCGCGGGCGAGAACCGCGGCAAGCGCATGGTCAGGCTCTGA
- a CDS encoding RimK family alpha-L-glutamate ligase produces the protein MAGGERIFVRAIRRYCADHGIAVDVRAGGWLIAMRRGQMRRFAFGYDIGLNSAIAHRLANDKSATAEVLTLERVPCIPHQLFLNPKLGSNVVGAGWREAMLELLGDNPQGVVVKPNEGTSGRSVFKVTTEAELDRAAGEVFSMSTGLVISPYVAIEDEVRVVLLDDAPRVVYSKRRGTDWRHNLDAGARPVLLEDGDVRTACVKLAADAARAIGIVFASIDVVRVDGAWRVLEINSGVMMEALAKLHPELVQATYDAALDRVFEPEH, from the coding sequence TTGGCAGGCGGCGAGCGAATCTTCGTGCGGGCGATCCGGCGCTATTGCGCGGACCACGGCATCGCCGTCGATGTCCGCGCCGGCGGCTGGCTGATCGCGATGCGCCGGGGCCAGATGCGCCGCTTCGCCTTCGGTTACGACATCGGCCTCAACAGCGCGATCGCGCACCGTCTCGCCAACGACAAATCGGCCACTGCCGAGGTGCTGACGCTGGAGCGCGTCCCCTGCATTCCGCACCAGCTCTTCCTCAATCCGAAGCTGGGCAGCAACGTGGTCGGCGCCGGCTGGCGGGAGGCCATGCTCGAGCTGCTTGGCGACAATCCGCAAGGGGTGGTGGTGAAGCCGAACGAGGGAACATCGGGCCGCTCGGTGTTCAAGGTGACGACCGAGGCAGAACTCGATCGCGCGGCCGGCGAGGTCTTCTCGATGAGCACCGGACTCGTGATCTCGCCCTATGTCGCGATCGAGGACGAGGTGCGTGTGGTGCTGCTGGATGACGCGCCGCGCGTCGTCTACAGCAAGCGGCGCGGCACGGATTGGCGACACAATCTCGATGCCGGCGCAAGGCCGGTGCTGCTGGAGGATGGCGATGTCCGCACGGCCTGCGTCAAGCTCGCGGCCGACGCCGCGCGCGCCATCGGCATTGTCTTTGCGTCGATCGACGTGGTTCGCGTCGACGGTGCATGGCGCGTGCTCGAGATCAATTCCGGCGTGATGATGGAGGCCCTGGCGAAGCTGCATCCGGAGCTGGTGCAAGCGACGTACGACGCGGCGCTGGACCGGGTGTTCGAGCCAGAGCACTGA
- a CDS encoding ferredoxin--NADP reductase encodes MSAFYREKVLSVQHWTDTLFSFRATRDTGFRFQNGQFAMIGLEVDGRPLLRAYSMASANHEEELEFFSIKVQDGPLTSRLQKIKEGDTILVGRKATGTLITDNLLPGKRLMLLSTGTGLAPFASLIKDPEVYEQFESIVLVHGCRQVSELAYGEKLVATLREDELFGELLADKLVYYPTVTREPFKNRGRITDLISSEQIFNDIGQSPLDIATDRIMMCGSPAMLEELKVMFESRDFIEGSGNKPGHFVIEKAFVER; translated from the coding sequence ATGAGCGCGTTTTACCGAGAGAAGGTTCTTTCCGTTCAGCACTGGACCGACACGCTGTTCAGCTTCCGCGCCACGCGCGACACCGGCTTCCGCTTCCAGAACGGCCAGTTCGCCATGATCGGCCTCGAAGTCGACGGCCGGCCGCTGCTGCGCGCCTACAGCATGGCGAGCGCCAACCACGAGGAAGAGCTCGAGTTCTTCTCGATCAAGGTGCAGGACGGCCCGCTGACCTCGCGCCTGCAGAAGATCAAGGAAGGCGACACCATCCTGGTCGGCCGCAAGGCGACCGGCACTCTGATCACCGACAACCTCCTTCCCGGCAAGCGGCTGATGCTGCTCTCGACCGGCACCGGCCTTGCCCCGTTCGCGAGCCTGATCAAGGACCCCGAGGTCTACGAGCAGTTCGAGTCCATCGTGCTGGTGCACGGCTGCCGCCAGGTCTCCGAGCTCGCCTATGGCGAGAAGCTCGTCGCCACCTTGCGCGAGGATGAGCTGTTCGGCGAGCTGCTCGCAGACAAGCTCGTCTACTATCCGACCGTGACCCGCGAGCCGTTCAAGAACCGCGGCCGCATCACCGACCTCATCAGCTCCGAGCAGATCTTCAACGACATCGGGCAATCGCCGCTCGACATCGCAACCGACCGCATCATGATGTGCGGCAGCCCGGCGATGCTGGAGGAGCTGAAGGTGATGTTCGAGAGCCGCGACTTCATCGAAGGCAGCGGCAACAAGCCCGGCCATTTCGTGATCGAGAAGGCGTTCGTCGAGCGGTAA
- a CDS encoding FMN-binding glutamate synthase family protein: MGIVAEDNKTQQAPKRLPLAEEGIMETLLLPFSPRFIVLTICAVVTALLIGIGLADRKIFDIMLVPILIFGALTLLGVRDLLQKSHAVLRNYPISAHIRFLLEEIRPEMRQYFFESEKDGMPFSRDTRAVVYQRAKMELDKRPFGTQEDVYREGYEWMHHSVSPKTHAQEKFRITIGGPDCEKPYSASVFNISAMSFGALSPNAVRALNAGAKKGGFAHDTGEGGVSPYHREMGGDIIWEIGSGYFGCRHLDGTFDPEAFARVASDDQIKMVELKVSQGAKPGHGGVLPAAKVSEEISKIRGVAMGEDCISPASHRAFSTPSGMMQFIAEMRRLSGGKPAGFKLCIGHPWEFLAICKAMLETGIYPDFIVVDGNEGGTGAAPLEFMDHLGMPMREGVSFVHNALIGINARDRIKIGASGKIATAFDMARAMAIGADYCNSARGFMFSLGCIQSLSCHTDRCPTGVATQDPTRARALYVPLKIDRVHNYHHATLHSLTELIAAAGLEHPQQLRPIHFSQRTSTTQVRSFAQLYPELRPGELLEGTADPRFSDAWRMARADTFQPAL, translated from the coding sequence ATGGGAATCGTGGCCGAGGACAACAAGACGCAGCAAGCCCCCAAACGCCTGCCGCTGGCGGAAGAGGGGATCATGGAGACCCTGCTGCTGCCGTTCTCGCCGCGCTTCATCGTGCTGACGATCTGCGCGGTCGTCACCGCGCTCCTGATCGGTATCGGCCTCGCCGACCGCAAGATCTTCGACATCATGCTGGTGCCGATCCTGATCTTCGGCGCGCTGACGCTGCTCGGCGTCCGCGATCTCCTGCAGAAGAGCCACGCGGTGCTGCGCAATTACCCGATCTCCGCGCATATCCGCTTCCTGCTCGAAGAGATACGGCCCGAGATGCGGCAATATTTCTTCGAGAGCGAGAAGGACGGCATGCCGTTCTCGCGCGACACCCGCGCGGTGGTCTATCAGCGCGCCAAGATGGAGCTCGACAAGCGTCCGTTCGGCACCCAGGAGGACGTCTACCGCGAGGGCTATGAGTGGATGCACCATTCGGTCTCGCCGAAGACGCATGCCCAGGAAAAATTCCGCATCACCATCGGCGGTCCCGATTGCGAGAAGCCCTATTCGGCCTCGGTGTTCAACATCTCCGCGATGAGCTTCGGCGCGCTCAGCCCCAACGCGGTGCGGGCGCTCAATGCCGGTGCCAAGAAGGGCGGCTTCGCGCACGACACCGGGGAGGGTGGCGTCAGCCCCTATCACCGCGAGATGGGCGGCGACATCATCTGGGAGATCGGCTCCGGCTATTTCGGCTGCCGCCATCTCGACGGCACCTTCGATCCCGAGGCGTTCGCGCGCGTCGCGAGCGACGACCAGATCAAGATGGTCGAGCTCAAGGTCAGTCAGGGCGCCAAGCCCGGCCACGGCGGCGTGCTGCCGGCGGCAAAGGTCTCGGAGGAGATCTCCAAGATCCGCGGCGTCGCGATGGGCGAAGACTGCATCTCCCCGGCCTCGCACCGCGCGTTCTCCACGCCGTCAGGCATGATGCAGTTCATCGCCGAGATGCGCCGTCTCTCGGGCGGCAAGCCGGCCGGCTTCAAGCTCTGCATCGGCCATCCCTGGGAATTCCTGGCGATCTGCAAGGCGATGCTGGAGACCGGCATCTACCCGGACTTCATCGTCGTCGACGGCAATGAAGGCGGCACCGGTGCGGCTCCGCTGGAATTCATGGATCATCTGGGCATGCCGATGCGCGAGGGCGTCAGTTTCGTCCACAACGCGCTGATCGGCATCAATGCGCGCGACCGCATCAAGATCGGGGCATCCGGCAAGATCGCGACCGCCTTCGACATGGCGCGCGCGATGGCGATCGGCGCAGACTATTGCAACTCGGCGCGCGGCTTCATGTTCTCGCTCGGCTGCATCCAGTCGCTGAGCTGTCACACCGACCGCTGTCCGACCGGGGTGGCGACGCAGGATCCGACACGCGCGCGCGCGCTCTACGTGCCGCTGAAGATCGACCGCGTGCATAATTATCACCACGCGACGCTGCATTCGCTCACCGAGCTGATCGCCGCGGCCGGTCTTGAGCATCCGCAGCAGCTGCGCCCGATCCATTTCAGCCAGCGGACCTCGACGACCCAGGTGCGATCCTTTGCCCAGCTCTATCCGGAGCTGCGTCCGGGCGAGCTGCTCGAAGGCACCGCGGACCCGCGCTTCAGCGACGCCTGGCGGATGGCACGGGCGGACACGTTCCAGCCGGCGCTGTAG
- a CDS encoding PilZ domain-containing protein produces MDERRDKARHRVLKAGSIEFGGGAIDCTVRNLSDTGAALDVTSPLGIPERFILFVPADAAHLSCTVVWRKEKRIGVRFG; encoded by the coding sequence ATGGACGAACGGCGCGACAAGGCAAGGCATCGCGTGCTGAAGGCCGGATCGATCGAGTTCGGCGGCGGCGCGATCGACTGCACCGTGCGCAACCTGTCCGACACCGGCGCCGCGCTCGACGTCACCAGCCCGCTCGGCATTCCCGAGCGCTTCATCCTGTTCGTTCCGGCGGATGCAGCGCATCTGTCATGCACCGTGGTCTGGCGCAAGGAGAAGCGGATCGGCGTGAGGTTCGGATGA
- a CDS encoding hemolysin family protein has translation MLSVELVIVVVLIVINGLLSMSELAVVSSRPARLSLLAAKGVRGAERALTLAADPGKFLSTVQIGITLVGVLSGAFSGATLGQRLTQWLLELGLSKGIADIVGVGLVVTLITYATLIVGELVPKQVALRDPESIAVRVAPAMHVLAKVSLPLVFLLDVSGKLILTLLGRGGKAGEKVSEDEIHQLVSEAENAGVLEPGEKEMIAGVMRLGDRPAGAVMTPRTEVDEIDLNAPPEEIREIIANSPHSRFPVSDGDRDKPIGVLQAKDLLVAYMNERNPDLRALVREAPGIPASADARDVLTILRAAPVHVGFVYDEYGGFEGMVTATDILESIVGAFHSEAGPPEPAYVRRADDSLLISGWMPVDEFGDLLGIELPPHRYNTVAGLVLQQFSALPNAGDAFDFGDWHIEVVDLDGRRIDKILASRLSEVETG, from the coding sequence ATGCTCTCGGTCGAACTCGTCATCGTCGTCGTCCTGATCGTGATCAATGGCCTCTTGTCCATGTCCGAGCTGGCCGTGGTCTCGTCGCGTCCGGCGCGGCTGTCGCTGCTGGCGGCCAAGGGCGTGCGCGGCGCCGAGCGGGCGCTGACGCTGGCGGCCGATCCCGGCAAATTCCTCTCGACGGTGCAGATCGGCATCACGCTGGTCGGGGTGCTCTCCGGCGCGTTCTCGGGCGCGACGCTCGGGCAGCGGCTGACGCAATGGCTGCTCGAGCTCGGCCTCTCCAAGGGCATTGCCGACATCGTCGGGGTCGGCCTCGTCGTCACGCTCATCACCTACGCCACCCTCATCGTCGGCGAGCTGGTGCCGAAACAGGTGGCGCTGCGCGACCCCGAGAGCATCGCGGTCCGCGTCGCGCCGGCCATGCACGTGCTCGCGAAGGTCTCGCTGCCGCTGGTCTTTCTGCTCGACGTCTCCGGCAAGCTGATCCTCACCCTGCTCGGCCGCGGCGGCAAGGCCGGGGAAAAGGTCTCCGAGGACGAGATCCATCAGCTTGTCAGCGAAGCCGAGAATGCAGGCGTGCTCGAGCCCGGCGAGAAGGAGATGATCGCCGGCGTGATGCGGCTCGGCGACCGGCCGGCCGGCGCGGTCATGACGCCGCGCACGGAGGTCGACGAGATCGACCTGAACGCCCCGCCTGAGGAGATTCGCGAGATCATCGCCAACAGCCCGCACTCGCGCTTTCCCGTCTCCGACGGCGACCGCGACAAGCCGATCGGCGTGCTCCAGGCCAAGGACCTGCTGGTCGCCTATATGAACGAACGCAACCCCGACCTGCGCGCGCTGGTGCGCGAAGCACCCGGCATCCCGGCGTCGGCGGACGCGCGCGACGTGCTGACGATTCTGAGGGCCGCTCCGGTTCATGTCGGTTTCGTCTACGACGAATACGGTGGCTTCGAGGGCATGGTGACGGCCACCGACATCCTCGAGTCGATCGTCGGCGCCTTCCATTCCGAGGCGGGTCCGCCGGAGCCGGCCTATGTCAGGCGCGCGGACGATTCGCTCCTGATCTCCGGCTGGATGCCGGTCGACGAATTCGGCGATCTGCTCGGCATCGAATTGCCGCCGCACCGCTACAACACGGTGGCGGGCCTCGTGCTGCAACAATTCAGCGCGCTGCCGAACGCCGGCGATGCCTTCGACTTCGGCGATTGGCATATCGAGGTGGTCGATCTCGACGGGCGGAGGATCGACAAGATCCTGGCGAGCCGGTTGAGTGAGGTCGAGACGGGGTGA
- a CDS encoding methyl-accepting chemotaxis protein, protein MRIGKLFALSMLTVTVFAVILGAEVLIPQTRIFTNRSDAIKTVDAFGATLMASQHVASLRAPYIGPIFQEGAATQAQLEAATKAAKAAEAGFEAARRAVMVLDDGGAIAENLDRAARRLKEVTNAADRAMGVPLAARDSAATKGFLPGVAEVIGHIEPVMNRLEAKVINADSSLAALLGLARTAQDLRVSAGSRAATLSPALSARRPLNAAELSLMDRMQGRVEADRERIEAGIEQLGNPARIIAAFKAATDSYFGQAAVAVDKELPAARGDGKYGATAEDLAKVIVPAIQMFYGVRDAAIAEAAERATAARNGALAMLALAGVAVLALLGTLGGVTMMLRKRVVTPLGRIADVIGTLAAGRHEVEIPTTGRDDEIGQVAGSLQHFKDSLLAKKAADEAAAAEAEAKLRRSQRMDQIAREFEAMIGDVINTVSSASSELEVSAGTLTSTADQSEKVTATVAAASEQASTNVQTVAAAAEEMASSVDEISRQVQDSARIAGEAVQQAGRTNDHVGELAKAAGRIGDVVELISQIAGQTNLLALNATIEAARAGEAGRGFAVVASEVKALAEQTAKATGEISQQISGIQTATEESVGAIKAIGDTITRMSEIASAIASAVEEQGAATREISRNVQQAARGTQQVSASIVDVQRGASQTGSASANVLTSARSLSGESSRLKVEVGKFLDAIRAA, encoded by the coding sequence ATGCGAATCGGGAAACTTTTTGCGCTGTCGATGCTGACGGTGACGGTGTTCGCAGTCATCCTCGGCGCCGAGGTGCTGATTCCGCAGACACGCATCTTCACGAACCGCTCCGACGCCATCAAGACCGTCGATGCCTTTGGTGCGACGCTGATGGCCAGCCAGCATGTCGCCAGCCTTCGTGCCCCCTATATCGGACCGATCTTCCAGGAAGGCGCCGCAACGCAGGCACAGCTCGAAGCTGCTACGAAGGCTGCGAAAGCCGCCGAGGCGGGCTTCGAGGCCGCACGGCGCGCCGTCATGGTGCTGGATGACGGCGGCGCGATCGCGGAGAATCTCGACCGTGCGGCGCGGCGGCTGAAGGAGGTCACCAATGCCGCCGATCGCGCGATGGGCGTTCCCCTGGCGGCGCGCGACAGCGCCGCGACCAAGGGCTTCCTTCCCGGTGTTGCCGAGGTCATCGGCCACATCGAACCGGTCATGAACCGGCTCGAGGCGAAGGTCATCAACGCCGATTCCTCGCTTGCGGCGCTGTTGGGCCTGGCGCGAACCGCACAGGATCTGCGCGTTTCGGCTGGTAGCCGCGCCGCCACGTTGTCCCCGGCGCTGTCGGCACGTCGCCCACTCAACGCCGCCGAGCTGTCGCTGATGGACCGCATGCAGGGACGCGTGGAGGCTGACCGCGAGCGCATCGAAGCCGGTATCGAGCAGCTCGGTAATCCCGCCCGCATCATTGCCGCGTTCAAGGCGGCAACGGACTCCTATTTCGGACAAGCCGCGGTTGCCGTGGACAAGGAGCTCCCTGCAGCCCGCGGTGACGGCAAGTACGGCGCGACCGCCGAGGATCTGGCGAAGGTCATCGTTCCCGCCATCCAGATGTTCTACGGCGTGCGCGATGCCGCGATTGCGGAAGCTGCCGAGCGCGCCACGGCTGCGCGCAACGGGGCCCTCGCGATGCTCGCGCTGGCCGGCGTCGCCGTGCTCGCCCTGCTCGGAACGCTCGGTGGCGTGACCATGATGCTGCGCAAGCGCGTGGTGACCCCGCTCGGCCGGATCGCGGACGTGATCGGAACGCTCGCCGCCGGACGGCACGAGGTCGAGATTCCCACGACCGGCCGCGATGACGAGATCGGCCAGGTGGCGGGCTCGCTGCAGCACTTCAAGGATTCGCTGCTCGCCAAGAAGGCCGCCGACGAGGCTGCTGCGGCCGAGGCCGAGGCGAAGCTGCGGCGCAGCCAGCGCATGGATCAGATCGCGCGCGAGTTCGAAGCCATGATCGGCGATGTGATCAACACGGTGTCGTCGGCCTCGTCCGAGCTCGAAGTATCGGCGGGCACGCTGACGAGCACGGCCGATCAATCGGAGAAGGTCACCGCAACCGTCGCGGCCGCTTCCGAGCAGGCCTCCACCAACGTGCAGACCGTTGCCGCGGCGGCCGAGGAAATGGCCTCGTCGGTCGACGAGATCAGCCGCCAAGTGCAGGATTCCGCGCGCATCGCCGGCGAGGCGGTGCAGCAGGCGGGGCGGACCAACGACCATGTCGGCGAGCTCGCCAAGGCTGCAGGGCGGATCGGGGATGTCGTCGAGCTGATCAGCCAGATCGCGGGCCAGACCAATCTTCTCGCCCTCAACGCCACCATCGAGGCGGCGCGTGCCGGCGAGGCCGGGCGCGGCTTTGCCGTCGTCGCCTCCGAGGTCAAGGCGCTCGCCGAGCAGACCGCCAAGGCGACCGGCGAGATCAGCCAGCAGATCTCCGGAATCCAGACCGCGACGGAGGAGTCCGTCGGCGCCATCAAGGCGATCGGCGACACCATCACCCGCATGTCGGAGATCGCCTCCGCGATCGCCTCGGCGGTCGAGGAGCAGGGCGCGGCGACGCGGGAAATCTCCCGCAACGTGCAACAGGCCGCGCGCGGCACCCAGCAGGTCTCCGCCAGCATCGTCGACGTGCAGCGCGGCGCCAGCCAGACCGGATCGGCCTCCGCCAACGTGCTCACGTCCGCGAGATCGCTGTCCGGCGAGAGCAGCCGTCTCAAGGTCGAGGTCGGCAAGTTCCTGGACGCGATCCGCGCGGCGTAG
- a CDS encoding carbohydrate porin — MRTAAAIASGVLAFPATGRAADLPLKAPALKAVYDWTGLYIGAHAGVTRGTSAATLTDPTFATDNNVFTGATGGVQAGYNWRLASGLLLGVEGDISFPNYLPSNHVVSSTGTALSFAEERWDYVASLRARLGYASGNWLVYATGGAAFTGERFLSTPNGGTEEKVLHTRFGWTAGGGVEYAFAPHWTTRLEYLYSKYDNASVTFPSGGQYSSSMDLHSLRLGLNRKIDWPGVPTYNPKSDVTDTESSRWEIHGQSTALGQGYPAFRAPYTGPNSLLPSPDFQQTWSNSLYLNARLWDGGEVYFNPELLQGFGFNNTTGAAGFPNGEAQKSGFPYPHFNASRLFVRHTFGFGGEQEQLASGQLQLASKVDVSRLTLQVGKFSVVDVFDGNSYAHDPRKDFMNWSIWASGAFDYAADKLGLGYGATAELNQKQWALRGGYFLIGAESNSSNFDMNVGRRGEYVAELETRYSLFGQPGKLRVLGFVNSAFSGSYRETLDNPAFGVDISQTRRGRIKYGYALNLEQAIAADIGVFGRWSWNDGRNEIMAFTDIDRSLSGGVSVKGTRWGRPDDVVAIAGAVNALSQDHRDFIAAGGLGPLIGDGRLNYRRERVLETYYAYALNKSITLTADYQLIVNPAYNADRGPVSVFSGRLHGEF, encoded by the coding sequence TTGCGGACGGCCGCGGCGATTGCCTCGGGCGTGCTGGCTTTTCCCGCAACAGGCCGCGCGGCCGATCTGCCGCTCAAGGCGCCGGCGCTGAAGGCGGTCTACGACTGGACCGGCCTCTATATCGGCGCGCATGCCGGCGTCACCCGCGGCACGTCCGCCGCGACGCTGACCGATCCCACATTCGCAACCGACAACAACGTCTTCACCGGCGCGACCGGCGGCGTCCAGGCCGGCTACAATTGGCGCCTCGCTTCGGGCCTGCTGCTCGGCGTCGAAGGCGACATCTCCTTTCCGAATTATCTGCCCTCCAACCACGTCGTGTCGTCGACGGGGACCGCGCTGTCCTTCGCGGAGGAACGCTGGGACTATGTCGCGAGCCTGCGCGCGCGGCTTGGCTATGCCAGCGGCAATTGGCTGGTCTATGCCACCGGCGGCGCGGCCTTCACCGGCGAGCGCTTCCTCTCGACGCCGAACGGCGGCACTGAAGAGAAAGTGCTGCACACGCGGTTCGGCTGGACCGCGGGCGGCGGCGTCGAATACGCCTTCGCGCCGCATTGGACCACCCGGCTAGAATATCTCTACAGCAAATACGACAACGCCAGCGTCACCTTCCCCTCGGGCGGGCAATATTCCTCGTCGATGGATCTTCACAGCCTGCGGCTCGGCCTCAATCGCAAGATCGACTGGCCCGGCGTGCCGACCTACAATCCGAAGTCGGATGTGACCGACACCGAGTCCAGCCGCTGGGAGATTCACGGCCAGTCGACCGCGCTGGGCCAGGGCTACCCCGCGTTCCGCGCGCCCTATACCGGACCGAACAGCCTGCTCCCGTCGCCCGATTTTCAGCAGACGTGGAGCAATTCGCTCTATCTCAATGCGCGGCTGTGGGACGGCGGTGAGGTCTACTTCAACCCCGAGCTGCTGCAGGGATTCGGTTTCAACAACACGACGGGCGCCGCCGGCTTCCCCAACGGCGAAGCGCAGAAGTCCGGCTTCCCCTATCCGCACTTCAACGCCTCGCGGCTGTTCGTGCGACACACCTTCGGTTTCGGCGGCGAGCAGGAGCAGCTTGCCTCCGGCCAGCTCCAGCTCGCGAGCAAGGTCGATGTCTCGCGCCTGACCCTGCAGGTCGGCAAGTTCTCCGTGGTCGACGTGTTCGACGGCAATTCCTACGCGCACGATCCGCGCAAAGACTTCATGAACTGGTCGATCTGGGCCTCCGGCGCCTTCGACTACGCCGCCGACAAGCTCGGCCTCGGCTACGGCGCCACGGCCGAATTGAACCAGAAGCAATGGGCCCTGCGCGGCGGCTATTTCCTGATCGGCGCGGAATCGAACTCCAGTAATTTCGACATGAATGTCGGTCGCCGCGGCGAGTATGTGGCGGAGCTCGAGACCCGCTATTCGCTGTTCGGCCAGCCCGGCAAGCTGCGCGTGCTCGGTTTCGTCAACAGCGCCTTCTCCGGCAGCTATCGCGAGACGCTGGACAATCCCGCGTTCGGGGTCGATATCAGCCAGACCCGCCGCGGCCGCATCAAATACGGTTACGCGCTCAACCTCGAACAGGCGATCGCCGCCGACATCGGCGTGTTCGGCCGCTGGAGCTGGAACGACGGCCGCAACGAGATCATGGCCTTCACCGACATCGACCGCAGCCTGTCCGGCGGCGTCTCGGTGAAAGGCACGAGATGGGGCCGGCCCGACGACGTCGTCGCCATCGCCGGCGCCGTCAACGCGCTGTCGCAGGACCATCGCGACTTCATCGCCGCCGGCGGCCTCGGCCCGCTGATCGGCGACGGCCGGCTCAACTACCGCAGGGAACGCGTGCTGGAGACCTATTACGCCTATGCTCTGAACAAGAGCATCACGCTCACCGCCGACTACCAGCTGATCGTCAACCCCGCCTACAATGCCGACCGCGGACCGGTGTCGGTATTCTCAGGACGGCTGCACGGCGAGTTCTGA